Genomic segment of Eleutherodactylus coqui strain aEleCoq1 chromosome 1, aEleCoq1.hap1, whole genome shotgun sequence:
ttttcatatgaaataaattctaacatatctaactatgttaattggtcaatatgtaccttgcagaccatttatcagcaacaacaaaagaacacacttcaaactatgctcatgactggcaatgaacaggtgtggaggaccgtgttcaatcagactataactgagactgattggatacagttggaggcgcagaaaatggtttgcaatgatacattatgtaaagggaccatattcatatacaatgttactaaaaagaatgtgatgtgtaagtttgtagttctccccttacttataggtgttccagaagatatgcatttctgggtacctagatttaacgggatttacattgatgaccaaaatagaactcatgatttatcattgtgtgatgatacattagaagggaccatatgcaaggtccaatcggctgtttatgaaccatgcttattacaaaatacgatcaatgtatgtgaatggactgtgctgccactcacttttaagatgatggttgaaatagccccacaggaggtatgtttggcaagtaattatcctgttgtacctgggatggttgtcccattttcaggatgcttgcgaaacgtatcagcacttgtttgggaaaatgagacctttgtgttattacctgaacgagacaagacagtggctgtcaattggcaaccactgcctttaaatgtgtcaaattgggatctaaatttgaccaaattcaaaaagttgttagaagacacagaagaagtacagcaacatattaaattgcttaataaatctttggcaacgcatattttaagtactactgtaatagctggcaaaattgtaaagatgggatcggctattgctgatgccacgtcacaccattggtatgacatctttatgggatattcatcatctgcacaaaccactcttaattggctaatacatcctgttttggcattggccatagttgtaatacttttatcgctatggaattgtttcatggcatataaggtattctgtagaaaaccccaaattttaatggtatcatacggcaaatagtgaatgattaaggaccgattgtgatacGTTTGAGACATGATTGATTGAGAGATTGTGTCAAAAGGTGTAGGTAGAAGGTAATCATAACTAATTGCTGTATGTGCGCTTACCTATCTCTATTACTAGTCTACTATTTTAACTTGCTTTGAGGTATTCTACAGAAGCTCTGGACATATATGGTCTAGGCAAAAGACCAGTTACAGTGACTCATAGTTACGGGATGTTGCACAGTAATATTGTCCAGATATGGATATCTTCATAGAGAAACTATGCAGTAGTATATATATTGCCAAAACACGTGCACCGCTTTATTTACCTAAGAATGACGTGTTTTATCATACTGCGCAGAAGCGAATATGTTACATAACCAAACAGTAGTATAAATAAGG
This window contains:
- the LOC136629230 gene encoding uncharacterized protein isoform X1, with protein sequence MASRYSCLGSPKKWTLGREGHLQNHIIIFGILGVMCSVFAVGDAWTPGIRVNDTGRNDYSWGWRNSTRTRKQDNFTCEANQKCYIVNITFDGTIWSGNPLSHISSTYRPSYALHKATGQINITSLVKVSCCQRPKELPYLNYSLVIQYVQNCTNTGVQFSFPLNETEVITCGNATEIENRAMWGQFLVFVNINASKIDPGHIKRVPSTCRLVGRDAQKTVIQASVQFPPSRTCSTKRSRRAWYDTLLGGYGALSGTINGFDIETLANRMHNAGSGIKDVLTLQANWMPTIWQPFSMQTDVDTIMLDLQDASNRFSYEINSNISNYVNWSICTLQTIYQQQQKNTLQTMLMTGNEQVWRTVFNQTITETDWIQLEAQKMVCNDTLCKGTIFIYNVTKKNVMCKFVVLPLLIGVPEDMHFWVPRFNGIYIDDQNRTHDLSLCDDTLEGTICKVQSAVYEPCLLQNTINVCEWTVLPLTFKMMVEIAPQEVCLASNYPVVPGMVVPFSGCLRNVSALVWENETFVLLPERDKTVAVNWQPLPLNVSNWDLNLTKFKKLLEDTEEVQQHIKLLNKSLATHILSTTVIAGKIVKMGSAIADATSHHWYDIFMGYSSSAQTTLNWLIHPVLALAIVVILLSLWNCFMAYKVFCRKPQILMVSYGK